A window of Cytophagia bacterium CHB2 contains these coding sequences:
- a CDS encoding NUDIX domain-containing protein, which produces MKIDHTWYQRPAHVPEHDSAGGIVVHIANGKIYFACAGETGLSAYVLPKGRVEPGESLEQAARREIEEEAGLARLTLLDFLGTRERLDYDKRAWKKIHYFLFLTDQINGRPTDPQHESEVKWFPLDELPEMFWPEQRQLVEENRGRIAELLKTKRSATAHDIIFATLAQIDYFCSPEQESSDRPENAKPA; this is translated from the coding sequence ATGAAAATTGATCACACGTGGTATCAACGCCCGGCGCATGTGCCGGAACATGACTCTGCCGGCGGCATTGTCGTGCACATTGCAAACGGCAAGATTTATTTTGCGTGCGCCGGAGAAACTGGACTCTCTGCCTATGTTTTGCCCAAAGGCCGGGTTGAGCCGGGTGAATCGCTCGAGCAAGCCGCGCGCCGCGAGATCGAAGAAGAAGCCGGGTTGGCGCGGCTCACTTTGCTCGATTTCCTGGGCACGCGCGAGCGCCTGGACTATGACAAACGTGCATGGAAAAAGATTCACTATTTCCTGTTTCTCACCGACCAAATCAACGGCCGGCCCACGGATCCGCAGCACGAAAGTGAGGTGAAATGGTTTCCCCTGGACGAGCTGCCGGAGATGTTCTGGCCCGAGCAGAGGCAGCTGGTGGAGGAAAATCGCGGGCGTATCGCAGAGTTGTTGAAAACAAAGCGAAGCGCCACTGCACACGACATTATATTTGCAACGCTAGCCCAGATTGACTATTTTTGCTCACCCGAACAGGAGAGCAGCGACAGGCCTGAAAATGCCAAACCAGCTTGA
- a CDS encoding formate dehydrogenase encodes MPSSHQPSIIERLAEKLHLIPNLHEDLSGELPRLTEPGDLTNYPPPEKWDDWVEYEAKRWPRREAKHYMIVPTICFNCEAGCGLLSYIDKQTLQVRKFEGNPYHPGSRGRNCAKGPATINQINDTDRILYPMKRAGKRGEGKWQRVSWDNVLDDIAGRIRKALLEKRNNEIAYHVGRPGHEGYMDRILQSWGVDGHNSHTNICSAGARFGYAIWHGYDRPSPDHANARFILLISAHLESGHYFNPHAQRIIEGMMNGAKLAVMDPRLSNTASMADYWMPTYPGSEAAVLLAMAKIIIDENLYNEKFLRDWVNWQEYLMKEHAAVEVTFANFIDVLKNEYKEYTPQYAEQESGVPAQTVVDVARQIGAAGSRFATHNWRSAGSGNLGGWAVARCLHFLNVLTGSVGTVGGTSPSAWNKFKPNVPNKAPAQKFWNELHFPNEYPLAHYEMSFLLPHFLKEGRGKLDVYFTRVFNPVWTYPDGFSWIEALSDESKVGLHAALTPTWNETAYFADYVLPMGHAGERHDIVSYETHSGLWIGFRQPVLREARRKMGRPVQFTYEANPGEVWEEDEFWIELSWRIDPDGSLGIKKHFISPYRPGEKITIDEYYQYIFERTPGLPEKAAEHNLSPLDYMRKFGAFEVERTSYNKHQSPIPQQDLEGANVDATTNIITRNGKALGVMVDGVAQAGFNTPSRKQEFYSQTMVDWRWPEYKIPTYIKSHIHQEQIDFDKGEFPLVPTFRLPTLIHSRSGNAKWLYEISNRNPVWMHTTDAARLGIKTGDLVRVNTEIGYFVDRVWVTEGMKPGVVACSHHLGRWRRAQDPAGNRWATSLVKIEQLGQGAEGKGQEARGMGQGATGNEQPATSQWRIRLLDNIRPYKSTDTDSSRIFWSDGGVHQNITFPVHPDPISGMHCWHQKVRIEKAHADDRYGDVFVDTEKSFVIYREWLKLARPAPGPSGLRRPSWMNRPLRPVEEMFYL; translated from the coding sequence ATGCCCTCATCTCACCAACCCAGCATCATCGAACGCCTCGCCGAAAAATTACATCTCATCCCCAACTTGCACGAAGACCTCAGCGGTGAACTGCCGCGCCTCACGGAACCGGGCGATCTCACCAACTATCCGCCGCCGGAGAAATGGGATGATTGGGTCGAATACGAAGCCAAACGCTGGCCGCGTCGCGAGGCCAAGCATTATATGATCGTGCCCACGATTTGCTTCAACTGCGAAGCGGGCTGCGGCTTGTTGAGTTACATTGATAAACAAACTTTGCAAGTGCGCAAGTTCGAAGGCAATCCTTATCATCCCGGCAGCCGTGGCCGTAATTGCGCCAAAGGCCCGGCCACCATCAATCAAATCAACGACACCGACCGCATTCTTTATCCCATGAAACGCGCGGGCAAACGCGGCGAGGGCAAATGGCAGCGCGTGTCATGGGACAATGTGCTCGATGATATTGCCGGACGCATCCGCAAAGCATTGCTCGAAAAGCGCAACAATGAAATTGCGTATCATGTGGGCCGGCCGGGACACGAAGGCTACATGGATCGCATTCTGCAATCGTGGGGAGTTGATGGCCACAACAGCCACACGAATATTTGTTCCGCGGGCGCGCGTTTTGGTTATGCGATTTGGCACGGCTATGATCGGCCTTCGCCCGATCACGCCAATGCGCGTTTCATTTTGTTGATTAGTGCGCATCTCGAATCCGGGCATTATTTCAATCCGCATGCGCAGCGCATCATCGAAGGCATGATGAACGGCGCCAAGCTTGCGGTGATGGATCCGCGCCTGAGCAACACCGCGAGCATGGCGGATTATTGGATGCCCACGTATCCCGGCAGCGAAGCTGCGGTGCTGCTGGCGATGGCGAAAATCATCATCGATGAAAATCTCTACAACGAAAAATTCCTGCGCGATTGGGTGAACTGGCAGGAGTATTTGATGAAGGAACATGCGGCTGTGGAGGTGACGTTTGCGAACTTCATCGACGTGTTAAAAAATGAATACAAAGAATACACGCCGCAGTATGCCGAACAAGAAAGCGGCGTGCCCGCGCAAACCGTTGTTGACGTCGCGCGGCAAATTGGTGCAGCAGGCTCACGTTTCGCCACACACAATTGGCGCAGCGCGGGCAGCGGCAATCTCGGCGGCTGGGCGGTCGCGCGCTGTTTGCATTTTCTGAACGTGCTCACCGGCAGCGTCGGCACGGTAGGCGGCACCTCGCCGAGCGCGTGGAATAAATTCAAACCCAACGTGCCGAACAAAGCGCCCGCGCAAAAATTTTGGAACGAGTTGCATTTCCCCAACGAGTACCCGCTCGCGCATTACGAAATGAGTTTTCTGCTGCCGCATTTTTTGAAGGAAGGCCGCGGCAAGCTCGACGTGTATTTCACGCGCGTGTTCAATCCCGTGTGGACGTATCCCGACGGCTTTTCGTGGATCGAAGCGTTGAGTGATGAGAGCAAAGTCGGTTTGCACGCCGCGCTCACGCCCACGTGGAACGAAACCGCGTATTTCGCGGATTATGTTTTGCCCATGGGCCATGCGGGCGAGCGGCATGACATTGTGAGTTATGAAACGCATTCGGGTTTGTGGATCGGCTTTCGCCAGCCCGTGCTGCGCGAGGCGCGCCGCAAAATGGGCCGGCCCGTGCAATTCACCTATGAAGCCAATCCCGGCGAAGTTTGGGAAGAAGATGAGTTTTGGATCGAGTTGTCGTGGCGCATCGATCCCGACGGCAGTCTCGGCATCAAGAAGCATTTCATTTCGCCCTATCGGCCGGGCGAAAAGATAACGATTGATGAGTACTATCAATACATTTTCGAGCGCACGCCCGGCTTGCCGGAGAAAGCTGCTGAGCATAACTTGTCGCCGCTCGATTACATGCGCAAATTCGGCGCGTTCGAAGTGGAGCGCACTTCTTACAACAAACATCAATCGCCAATTCCCCAACAAGATTTAGAAGGCGCAAATGTCGATGCAACGACCAACATCATCACACGAAACGGCAAAGCCCTTGGCGTGATGGTCGACGGCGTGGCGCAAGCCGGTTTCAACACCCCGTCGCGCAAGCAGGAGTTTTATTCGCAAACCATGGTGGATTGGCGCTGGCCGGAATACAAAATTCCCACATACATCAAAAGCCACATTCATCAAGAGCAGATTGATTTTGACAAGGGCGAGTTCCCGCTCGTGCCCACGTTCCGCTTGCCCACATTGATTCACTCGCGCTCGGGCAACGCGAAGTGGCTGTATGAAATTTCCAATCGAAATCCCGTGTGGATGCACACTACCGACGCCGCGCGCCTCGGTATCAAAACCGGCGATTTAGTTCGTGTAAACACGGAAATCGGCTACTTCGTCGATCGCGTGTGGGTGACGGAAGGCATGAAACCCGGTGTGGTGGCGTGCTCGCATCATCTCGGCAGATGGCGGCGTGCGCAGGATCCCGCAGGCAATCGCTGGGCAACGAGTCTCGTGAAGATTGAGCAGTTGGGGCAAGGGGCGGAAGGCAAGGGGCAAGAGGCAAGGGGCATGGGGCAAGGGGCAACCGGTAACGAGCAACCGGCAACCAGCCAATGGCGCATCCGCCTGCTCGACAACATTCGCCCCTACAAAAGCACTGACACCGATTCTTCGCGCATCTTTTGGAGCGATGGCGGCGTGCATCAGAACATCACCTTTCCGGTGCACCCCGATCCCATCAGCGGCATGCACTGCTGGCATCAAAAAGTGCGCATTGAGAAAGCGCATGCGGATGATCGTTATGGCGATGTGTTTGTCGATACAGAAAAGTCGTTCGTGATTTATCGCGAATGGCTCAAACTTGCCCGGCCGGCGCCGGGGCCTAGTGGTTTGAGAAGGCCGTCGTGGATGAATCGTCCGCTCCGGCCGGTGGAAGAGATGTTTTATTTGTAG
- a CDS encoding tetratricopeptide repeat protein encodes MSAHLDRAQILLEQSRFELAEKELRLELADDPDHPLAHALLALCLARTKNFKYALSEAKLAIHLGPDLAFAHYVFASVLDDQERYAEAETAVQEALRLDPEDPDYFAMLSQIKLNQRQWPEALEAAEHGLQLDSEHVSCTNLRAIALVKLNRKEEAGATIATALRRDPENAVSHANQGWTLLQRNEPEKAMEHFREALRLDPGLDWAREGIVEALKARHFIYRLMLGYFFWMSRLSSRAQWGVVIGGYFGYRILLSFAENNPAAAPFIWPVLILYIVFAVLTWIARPLFNLLLRLHRFGRLALSREQIVASNWVGGCLGFALLNLAVWLLTKHPTALIAAITGGAMVIPIAGSFYASGKRRRTLMIYTLVLAGLAIALLTLDLFDIALASSLFWIFLLGIFAFQWVANALLMR; translated from the coding sequence ATGAGCGCTCATTTGGATCGTGCGCAGATTTTGTTGGAACAATCGCGTTTTGAATTGGCAGAAAAAGAATTGCGCCTGGAATTGGCGGATGATCCGGATCATCCGCTCGCGCATGCTTTGCTGGCGCTATGTTTGGCGCGCACGAAAAATTTCAAATACGCGCTGTCCGAGGCCAAACTTGCGATACATCTCGGCCCGGATTTGGCGTTTGCCCATTATGTTTTTGCAAGTGTGCTCGATGATCAAGAACGCTACGCCGAGGCTGAAACCGCTGTGCAGGAAGCCCTGCGTCTCGATCCCGAAGATCCGGATTATTTTGCCATGCTCAGTCAGATCAAGTTGAACCAGCGCCAGTGGCCCGAGGCGCTGGAGGCGGCTGAGCACGGCCTGCAACTCGATTCTGAGCATGTCAGTTGCACGAACCTGCGCGCGATCGCGTTGGTGAAGCTGAATCGCAAAGAAGAAGCCGGGGCCACGATTGCCACGGCGCTGCGGCGCGATCCGGAAAACGCCGTCTCGCACGCGAATCAGGGCTGGACGTTGCTGCAGCGCAATGAACCGGAAAAAGCCATGGAGCATTTCCGCGAAGCGCTGCGTCTTGACCCTGGGCTGGACTGGGCGCGCGAAGGCATTGTGGAGGCGCTTAAAGCACGGCATTTTATTTACCGCCTCATGCTCGGATATTTTTTTTGGATGTCGCGCTTGAGCAGCCGCGCGCAATGGGGCGTGGTCATCGGCGGCTATTTTGGCTATCGCATTTTGCTCTCGTTTGCTGAAAACAACCCGGCAGCAGCGCCGTTCATCTGGCCGGTTTTGATTCTTTATATTGTTTTCGCGGTGTTGACCTGGATCGCGCGCCCGCTGTTCAACTTGCTGCTGCGGCTGCATCGCTTTGGCCGCCTGGCGCTTTCGCGCGAGCAGATCGTTGCCTCGAATTGGGTGGGCGGATGCCTGGGGTTTGCGTTGCTCAATTTGGCCGTTTGGCTGCTGACGAAGCATCCCACCGCGTTAATCGCCGCGATTACCGGCGGCGCGATGGTGATTCCGATTGCCGGAAGTTTTTACGCCAGCGGAAAGCGGCGCCGCACGTTGATGATCTACACCCTGGTTTTGGCGGGATTGGCGATTGCGCTGCTCACACTCGATTTGTTTGACATTGCTCTCGCCAGTTCATTGTTCTGGATTTTTTTACTGGGCATCTTCGCGTTTCAATGGGTGGCGAATGCCTTGCTGATGCGGTGA